Genomic DNA from Misgurnus anguillicaudatus chromosome 18, ASM2758022v2, whole genome shotgun sequence:
CATGAAGAACATGTACAGGTCATATGTATTTCTTCATATTCATTACTGTAATGGTGCCATAATGTCATGCATCTGGTGTGGATgtataaatatactttttaaatagcttcacacattaaaataataaaaatgtttcaattCTTATCATGACTTACAGTGTTacctttttaaataacattatgACTCTAAAAAtagtttacattttcatttcgTTTGTGTGAAATATGATCTGGACATGTTCTTCATAAGATATCGCAATGTTTGGCTTCACGTCAGTACACACACGTGTATCACGGCCATTAATTCACATCTTCATGTGTACAGAACAAcgtgtaaaaaatgacaaaataaagaagctaaaagaaatgaaaaataacaaaatagttACTACAGAATTTAAATGCAGGAGAGTTTAATATTCACACATTTAGGTttggatcacaaaactcatccaTTAGCATAAATGTAGATTttgaaaaattagaaaaaataaaagcaGATGATAAAGAAGTGAAATATAATTGTAAGTAAAATGGAAAAAGTTACAAATATGTGATGTTCGTGAACAAACCACTGTGACCAACGTCCCGAACCAGCActcgcacacaaacacaaaacaccaATGACAGCTGAAGCAACACaaaaaggattatgggtaaaTGTGATGTATGCAGGAAAGACTTTCTCATGACGTGTTTGTCACAGGTTTGCTCTCATGGTTTTACTGTAATTATGAAGTCATGTTAATAAAACCCTCTCCATCTTTTTGTTCTGAGCTCAAAGGTTACATTACAATCATACTGAACATTGTTTATTAAACAGTTCAAAGGATTCATTCacttttgtgttgtgttttattaatGCTTTCttgacacatacacacattcagTGTATTTTCTTgtccataataataataatcctgaAGAAAACATTTCAAAGTCATATAGATTGATGTCTAATATTAAAATTTAGTTTAGAAAAAAAAGTGTGATTTGTACAAAAAAATCATCTTAAAGAATGCTTGGGAAAACTCTTAGTTTAAGTTTTATTGACAAGAaaattttggtaacactttacagtaaggttatatttgttaacattagttaatgcattagttaacatgaactaacaatgaataaTACATCTACAGCATTTCTAaatgtaaagctgttttgaaacaatttaaaaaaagctattaataaaattgaattgaattaatctttattcatgttcattttagcatttactaatttattattaaaatcaattgttaacattagttaatgcaccatgaactacaTAATAtgaataacaagaattaaaaaaaactaaaaaaaaaaactatattgttcatgttagttaatgcatctactaatgtttactaatacaattattaacatttatttttattataaatttctCCACCCCCAGAAGTCATTGTTTCAATTAATTACATAACAATAAATTAGATATTTACCTACAAAGAGTCGAATATGTATTTAATACAGGTCATACATTTAATATTATCAGCACAAtatgaaaaatacaaatttatGGCTCAAAATAAAGAGTCAAtagatatttaattttttaaagatgttatATTTGAGATAGTTAATATTAAAATAGctgcatttaatatttatatcatATTGAAATTACAGTATAATAAAGTAAATCATGTATAACAAGAAATCTGGTTCGCAATTAAATAGGTTACATACAATATTGTAATTTCGATATAAATGGTActcatatatttacatatattcgTATTTGGATGCATATCACTTGATCGGTTATTGATCTGTTAAACACTACAACATCATGGACTTCAATGACAGATACAGAATGAGTTATAAGAGCATTGTGATAACAGCGTGAAGGTCACTGGTTTGATCCCCatagaaaacacacacacacacacaccattaaatatttacattaaaacGCACTGTATAAAATCATCtgccaaataaatgtaagttatGTTCTGTAGTGAAGAGCTGCCTGCGGTGTGAACGCTCCGCTCCAGCAGGGGGCGTGTCTGATCAGACTCCGCTGCAATGCCACACACTGACGTCACAGCGACAAATCCGGAAGTGCTATTGAGATACCGGGTGAGCAGGTAATCCAGCGTTTTCATCAAATATTAACTTATTTTACTCTGTTAACATTTCTCATGTGATGCTACAGTTCGCCTGCTGTAAACACTATTATGAGTGCTGCTGTTCTCGTAagattgtgttttaaaaaatcgAGTTTAAAAGAGTTCATAAAGTTTATGTTAAACTTCACATGTAAGCGCCGTATGGGTTAATGGAGGTCTCATTTTTTCATTCATTCAAATAATCATATATGCATGCATGAAGGTTTTGTTATAGTGTATAATTCTGCGCAAAAGAGGATTCactgaaatgtttttatatcatttatttcaatgtgacaaaaaatattattatatagaatgacaaacattatttacttttaattgtAATAATCAAGTGAAGTTTGTGAGTTTTACATCAGAGCCACAGAGATCAGATCTCATCTGATCTACATCCTGTCAGAAGGTGTATGTTTCGTTTGTTTTTGTCTGTATTGTAGACTTCAGCTCAGGTTGACACCTACAGTAACCAGTGCCGTGTGAGGTTGGTGGGTGTGTCACTGGTTTAACCTGATTTGCTGTGGTTTAACTTGCAGTACTTCACTGCTATAGTGAGAAGCAATATTAGATTACTTGCTAAAGTCTTGTACACAGTAGTTAGTTGGTACTATGGTATAGTGACTGATGGTAATATCACATGCTAAAAGGTTTTATCATTGTATTGTGCATGGGTTTAAACCTTgatcttttgcactgctaatgcaatgctgtaccactgagctatacaggagcaatATTGTGCAAAAGTCTAGGCACATTAGATGATTCACCAacatttctctttctctctgtcagATGGACGGACAGGTTGGGGCAATGCGTGTGTTGGTGACGGGTGGCAGCGGGTTGGTCGGACGAGCGATAGAGCGGGTGGTAAAGGAAGAGGGGGGAAGAAGAGAAGGAGAGGAGTGGATATTCCTGTCATCTAAAGATGCAAATCTCATGTAAGATTTTCACTAACAAACACTTCAACACCCTCAATTCACACACATCATCATAATAttattggctgtttattaatacctTATTAAAGCACAtactgcaaaaccttattctacattaATTACCTTAATTAACCTTATTCTTAATTCTACCCAATTCCTACCAATACTTATACTTAACAACTACTTTACTAAGTGTTTATAAGCAGTAATTAGGactatattgaggcaaaagtagttaatagtgagaattatTTGGGCCTTAAAACGTGTAACCAGAATAATTTATGTACTTCTATTTGATTTTTTAAAcctatttttgtattgtttactaaataggatttagaaagtaataaataattaaatacttttagGAGACTAATCCAAAGAtataattagtaactagtaattactttttttgagtaacttacccaacactgattaTAATCTGTTTCAGTGATAATCTGCACTTTATTTACAATGGCTTTATATATTAATTGATAAAATTGATAGTTAATGAAATGAGAAATTCTGACTTTTTCTACAAATAGTGCTGAAtcaaaatcaaatttttatcataccttttttttgtttttttccatgtttaagttaGATTTTGAAGCTCAGATATGTCTCAGGATAAGTCCGTGTTATTAATATGTTGTGATTGTTCAGGAGCGCTGAAGAGACGAGAGCACTCTTTCAGAAACATCGACCAACGCATGTCATTCATTTGGCCGCTATGGTGGGCGGTCTCTTCAGAAACATGAGACAGAACCTGGACTTCTGGGTAACAttacccaaaaaaaaaacacagagcaTTGCAATTGAACTGCACTTTAACTTAACCTGTTttcgttgtttttttttttttagagaaataatgtttatataaatgacaACGTGCTCCAGGCGTCTCATGAGGTTGGGGTGGTGAAGGTTGTTTCCTGTCTGTCCACATGTATCTTCCCTGATAAAACATCATATCCCATCGATGAGACCATGGTAAACGTATCACACACGATATAAGTTTAACTTTTTCATGATAATATGCGAAATAAATTAAAGGCACAGTATGTAGGATTCTtgcattaaaaatacaaaattacacATTGTGCATTAACTTGTTTTCTAAATGACAAAGAAATTAAATCTGCAAATATTTCTCTGTCTCAGATCCACAATGGTCCTCCTCACGAGTCTAACTTTGGTTATGCGTACGCCAAACGCATGATTGATGTCCATAACAGGTCTGATTTCTCTGAGTTTTTTACATCGTGTTATTATTTGCCTGCTTTATTAAATGCTTAATTATTTAGggaattattttttgcattatatTAATAAGAGCAAGATGTTTTAGATAAAGCAACAACTCTTAATAGGCATTTTTAATCaactataatttattatttatagtgTAAAATGTCATTTCCTTAGGAGAATCATTATCTGCTTTGTCATCAttgttttttgtatatttattggatattattaaaaatataacaaatgaaCGTGTGTGTCTGTTAACAGGGCTTGTTTTCAGCAGTATGGGCGACGGTACACAGCTGTGATCCCGACCAACGTGTTCGGACCCCATGACAACTTTAATATCGAGGACGGCCATGTGCTTCCAGGACTGATTCATAAGGCATACCTGGCAAAGAGTAGGACATGCTCATTAAAGGTGAATAAGAAACACATTTCGAGTCCCATCTGATCATGTCTGTCACTCATCCGTTGTGTAGAGGAAGGGAAAGCGCTGCAGGTTTGGGGGTCCGGTCGTCCTCTTCGACAGTTCATCTATTCTCTGGATCTGGCTCGTCTGTTTCTCTGGGTTCTGAGGGAATATGATGAGGTGGATCCCATCATACTGTCAGGTATATGATTTAAGAAACACAACTCACTTCGTCTAGCTTACAGGACGGATGTCATCTCACTCATCTTCTGTCTCTGTGTTCCTCTAGTGGGAGAAGAAGACGAGGTGTCCATCAAAGATGCTGCAGATGCTGTGGTTGAAGCGCTGGAGTTCAAACATGGTGTCATTGTATCCTTTCACACAGCGGACTGAAAATGACTGTTTAACTGGTGAAATGTGTGAAGTGAACTACAGTAATATTTAAACCTTGACTTCATACTCTCAGTATGACACCAGTAAAGCAGATGGCCAGTTTAAGAAAACCGCCAGCAACGCCAAGCTGCGCAAATACTTGCCGGACTTCAAATTCACACCATTCAAAACAGGTGAGCACACAGAtcacatttttacagttttcagtctttacattttaaaggtatATGTGTGATCCtcggaatcaaacccatgaccttgacTCAAACTATTTGTGTAAATAATATCATTAACATCTGTTATGCTGGCAAAACAAgatcatttttaaaatgacagtgTGTTCCTGTGGCTCAGTAGATAAATAGTTGTATTAATAATGCAAAGGTTATGTGTTTGATTCTTATGGAACAAATATGCATAAATGTGAGCTTAAACGTCCACTGTGAAGAtgtttagcggcatctagtggtgagctTGTGAACTGCAACCAATGGTTTAAGCCAAAGATATACTAGGGTCGTTCGCATACATGTGCCGTACATTATACAcaatgcatttctgtcaagagatcctttctaaaagttacacaatgcacctttaatgtgcaaatgtaagtcactttgaataaaagcatctgcccaaggcatacatgtaaatgtaatgtaaatgactTTTCTTTTTTCCAGCTATCAAGGAGACGTGTGATTGGTTTGTGGCCAATTATGACATCGCCAGGAAATGAAGATCTCATTGGCTGCTTTATTGCTACAATAATAAGCATATCACTGCTGAAAATGAGCAACAACTATGGTTGCTTACAGACTGATAAgaaaaatgcattaatacaaTTACAAGTCCTATATGGTGTCTGAACTCTTCttatgattatttaaattaaattccTGCTTTTTCTTGTGGTTGGTACTGAATGATGTcctatttttaatgttaatcaGGGTTTTTTCTCTGTTTCTGGTGGTTTGTATATTTaagaattatttaaaataataatgtcAAACGTGTGTATCTATATACTGTAATGTGCTTTCATTCGAAGGCTGATGGTGTTCTTgtgtttttaatgaccacacaagatttataataaatgttcacattctttaaaatgtttatattttacacaaTGTTTAATCATAGATATGCAAAATACTGCATTATACTACTACCTtttttttatatgcattttaaTGGAACCACGTTTAATGCATGTTTAATTATAGACTAAGCAGATGCAAGTTTATGTCAACGTAACATGAAAAGAATATCAAATCTTTTTTATCTTACAAATCAAaggtatataaaatgacacagcTCATGAAGCTGATAAACATCATTAGTTTATTAAGAAAGGGGTGGCAGAGAGAGTTTATTCAGGGTTTGTACAGAAACAACGAGAGATCTAGACGCGCGAGCACGTTACGCCGCTGCTACAGTATGTGCAGTGTTGTTGgtggtgttttttgttttgtttttcgtTTTAATGActtaataatgtattttttcacatttacagcAGATGCGGAAACCCCGCGGTTCACATTTTGGTACGGTAATATTTTATCATGAAAGTTTTCGAAGAAAGTTGCTTAATCACCTACACAAATTCGTTTCGTATCCCTATAGTTattatgacgtcaaagtaccgcgagagcgcgTAGAAATTTTACTTCTCCGAAGTAtttctcgcagtactttgacgtcatccaacTACCAGTTCTTGCGGCGCTGCAGTCGAACACGCCCAGTATCTACAATGTATAAATCAATAACAGCCctgaaacatttattttatttttaaacgtGCTTTTTCGCGAGGATATAGCGACGATACGAGACACAGCTGTGAAAACTATATTGGAATTAAGATACTGAAATAAAGAAAACTGTAGGAATTCATGCAAATtcttattcatttcattttggATTCAGTTCAAATGAACCACAGTGATTCTGTCAATATggtgtatatttttgtaaatgtattgtGTTCATCTGTAAACATGTTTTAGTCATTGATCCAGTCCAGTAGGTGTCAGTATCGCTGCTGTAGTTTCATATGTCAACGAAGAAGAAAATATAGACCATATGGACACGAGTTTcctatttaataaacattaaagttGCAGAGAGACCTGATTCAAACTGGTAGATTAATAATgaatctatcactacaaaccAATAAAGACGTAAGAGGATGTTTTAATGAAATGATAAACAGTATGATGTGCGGAGGATCTGTATTTATGTCTTCATGTTTCGTTTAGGTTCAGGATCTGAATGATTTAATATCTCAGTTGAAGATTGGATTCATTGGTGCTGGAAACATGGCGTATGGGATAGCACAGGGCATCATCACATCAGGTAcagacatttatatttaaaacaataagcatTGCAAAATCGCAACAACTAAAATTTAAGATTTCGTTTTCTAACAAAGTCTATATAATCATCCAGTATGAAATGTACACAGAACCGGAAGACATTACTTATTTAACCATTTTTATTCTTTACTATGCCATATACTAATGTCAGGATTTTCAATTAAAGAGTCTAGATTGACATTTATTGTTGCCCATGTGTTTGTGTCTTCTTGTACTAGGGAAAGTTTCACCTACTAATATGATTGTTAGTGCTCCATCCATGAACAATCTTCCTCGATTTCAGGTGTGGTTTTGTttaccgtgtgtgtgtgtacaattCACATTAAATAGTACTAAAATATCTCATAAAACTATCATTAAATGTCATGGTCAGGTCATATTTcacatatttaaagttttataacaattaaatacattttcccCACATTTTCAGAAGCTTAAATGTAATGCAAACAAATCTGATgtgcattggcagatttgtgTTAACATCCGATGTGTTTTGACAGGAGAGAGGTGTTTCCATAACTCAAAGCAATGAAGAGGTTGTACAGAAGTCCAGCGTGGTTTTCCTTGCCGTCAAACCTCACCTCATCCCAAAGGTCCTGAATGAAATCTCACACGGTGTCACTCAGCAACACATCATCGTTTCCATGGCAGCCGGAGTCACTATAGCAACACTTGAGGATGTGAGGATTTATCGATACGTGATTATATAATGATCCAGGTTCAGTTTTTACTCCGTTAACAGCATATGtggcattacattaattataatGTCATAGCTCTGTGAGTTGTGCATGGGCAAACAGCACGCTATTGTCTaaagaaaatgtacaaatgttttGTCAGCTGTTGCCCGCTGAAACCCACGTGATTCGTATAATGCCAAACTTACCCTGTGTGCTCATGGAAGGAGCACTGATCCTCACTTCTGGCTCATGCGCTGGAGAGAAGGAGGAGACTTTACTGAAGAACCTCCTCAGTCCGTGTGGATTGGTGGAGGCGGGGCCTGAGCACTGGATCGACGCCCACACAGGCTTGAGTGGCAGCGGTGTTGCATTTGTGAGCATGGTCTTATCTTTATTAAAGACTTTTAAACAGCACCCAAAAGTATTTCAATAGAGTGCTTGCAGTGTATtggaatattatgtatataagcTCATAAAtcacataaaattaaaaaagtgaagtgagaattgtttttatttctctgCTGTGTCTCACAGGTGTATGTGTTTGCCGAAGCCCTGGCAGAAGGGGCTGTTAAAATGGGAATGCCAAGCGTGTTGGCTCAACGTATTGCAGCACAGACAATACTGGTGGGTTTGTCATCACATGTGCATTTTTGTTTCAAAACACTTATAGCTCATTAAAACTCTACTGATAGGGAGCTGGTTTGTTACTGCGTGATACTGGGAAACTGCCAGCCCAGCTGAAAGCTGAAGTTTGCACGCCCGGAGGAACCACAATACACGGCCTGCACGAGCTGGAGAAGGGAGGCATCCGAGCGGCTGTCATGGGAGCCGTGGAGGCGGCTACTGAAAGAGCCAGAGAACTCGGAAAAAAATAGATTTGAAGGTTATCgagaaatgtaaatgtttaactTTTACCATTACATCATAATTCAGATTATAAGAGGAAAGATTTATTCACAACCTCTTACAAATGCTGTACAGTAATTGTATTTTGTGAGTCTTAATGTGTGTTCTTGACATAAATCATCAAAGCCTTGATATCAACTTAAaactttaaagatttttttgtaatacaTACACATGGAATTGTCCAGGAACGTGAAGCAGTGTAATTTGTTccaattacacagaattaagtattatggtgcaaacaacataAAATTTGATGTATACATGGGTACATCCAGGTCTTAGAAGGTTTAACGTAGCAATTATCATTTCagattaaattaatttgttgttttgtgtgatggatttatttgtTATCCAGGGAACAAGATTCACATTCAttcacataaatgtaatgtaatgtcgGTGAAGGAATAGCTCAGTTTTCAGAGTTTTGTCTTTCCCCGAGTCACCTTTGGCTGCTCACAGAGAGCCTAAAAAtgatttactgtaaatctgGTTCAAAACAACGTGAtgtgaaaagggctatacaaataaaaaaagttaagcAAGAATATGGTATGTTAATACTTTGTACACCTATCAAGCAGTTTTTGAGGTTTAATTAAACTTGAAGATAAATTTAAAAGGTATATCTTTTATAGTTTCAATAggacatgaaaaaaatattgtCCAGAGGACATCAATGGCTCATttattaataaagttttgtatttgaagttttgtaatgtattttaaaaagagAATTTTGAAATAACtattacataattattaaagtttatttcaaTGGCACTTTATACTGTTAAAGTACAATTTTGCTCGTACTTGCTGTACGATTGGCCTACAGTAAATACATATTGATACAGGCagtaatatatataaaaacagcATGATTTGTTTATGCCCATCATGGCAATATATTGTAagataacataaaataaaaccaaaatatttaacaatgaacatttgaagaggTATTAGACACATAGATTACCAGATAAGAAAGTAAAAGAAATTGAGTAGCCTATTgtaaaatttgaaattattcaTAAAATGTGACATATTTGGTTTAGAAATGGCCCAATTTGTATTGTATATATGGTACTTTCTTAATACAATAAATAACTTTATAATATATTGTTCATTACTTTCCAAACGATCTCtcaacgaacacaaatttctaCCACACTACCCAATTTTCTActaatttaaatttatttccaAAAAAGTCTTGAGTAGATACAATGATAAAACAGATGCAAAATCGTTTCTTTTTCCTGTACACTAAATTCACAAGAATATGAAATATTTCATTTCACAAAATCTGTCAGTGGTTAATGACGTCATTGTAGAGAATGAAAGCGGCGCTGGAATGTACCACGAGTCACACAGGGTTTCATGTCAAACACATCACGAACAtactatactgtatatatttgcGATATGTCTATATTTACACAATCAAGACCGATTAAGTCATAATAAAAATCATGGAAATCCCAGtactactttttttttttttgattattCCCCCTTCGTGCGCGTGAATGGTTTGCTCAGGGCATGCTCGCTCCTTCTGTTTCTACGAGCCTGCAGTGAACAGCAGCGCTTCATACAAAACCAACAAAAGCGCTTAAAAGTGAGTATCTATCAAAAATATAACGCTTTTATCTTTGATTATTAGCTGCGCAGATGCGATGGCGTGAATAAATATGTGAATTAAATGTATGATCATTTTATTCAGAAGCCGGTAACGGGTGTCATCCATCTATGGAAAATAATCAATATATGATCAATACATGACTCATACCATACAGTGTTAATATAGTCATTGTGTTATGATAAAACACCCGATTTGGTCTTTAAAGGGCTGatagtgatgtggtttaattcACGCGTGGGCCATGTGCGGAAGTACACGCGCATTAGCACGCGTCATGACGCATTTTCATTGAAACCATTTTCATTGTGAGCAGAAGATAAATCACAGGGTTTTATTAGTCAacgtttttatttgttttaatttttattgatAGATAACGAAAAGAGTATATATTGATTTATAATATGACatgtataatatatatgctTATCATGCAATAGAAATATTATTGAAATATTACCTTGCAATATGTGCCTACCATGGTATACATCAAAGTACCCTGGCAATTATCCTCTGATATAAACTGTCAGACTGTGATTGTCATAAAACCATCTAGAATTTAAGACCACCTTCTCTCATTTTCTGTGGCTTTCTTGTGACCGCTCCTTCAGTTTTAAAGGGACCGAAAAATCATagtttactcaccatcatgttgtTTCGGACCTGTAtggtatttttgttttgatgaacatggaggaagatattttgaggagtgttggtaaccaaaccgatcattcgccccattcacttctatagtagcaAAA
This window encodes:
- the LOC129429753 gene encoding GDP-L-fucose synthase isoform X1, giving the protein MPHTDVTATNPEVLLRYRMDGQVGAMRVLVTGGSGLVGRAIERVVKEEGGRREGEEWIFLSSKDANLMSAEETRALFQKHRPTHVIHLAAMVGGLFRNMRQNLDFWRNNVYINDNVLQASHEVGVVKVVSCLSTCIFPDKTSYPIDETMIHNGPPHESNFGYAYAKRMIDVHNRACFQQYGRRYTAVIPTNVFGPHDNFNIEDGHVLPGLIHKAYLAKKEGKALQVWGSGRPLRQFIYSLDLARLFLWVLREYDEVDPIILSVGEEDEVSIKDAADAVVEALEFKHGVIYDTSKADGQFKKTASNAKLRKYLPDFKFTPFKTAIKETCDWFVANYDIARK
- the pycr3 gene encoding pyrroline-5-carboxylate reductase 3 isoform X2; this encodes MNLSLQTNKDDLNDLISQLKIGFIGAGNMAYGIAQGIITSGKVSPTNMIVSAPSMNNLPRFQERGVSITQSNEEVVQKSSVVFLAVKPHLIPKVLNEISHGVTQQHIIVSMAAGVTIATLEDLLPAETHVIRIMPNLPCVLMEGALILTSGSCAGEKEETLLKNLLSPCGLVEAGPEHWIDAHTGLSGSGVAFVYVFAEALAEGAVKMGMPSVLAQRIAAQTILGAGLLLRDTGKLPAQLKAEVCTPGGTTIHGLHELEKGGIRAAVMGAVEAATERARELGKK
- the LOC129429753 gene encoding GDP-L-fucose synthase isoform X3; amino-acid sequence: MEMDGQVGAMRVLVTGGSGLVGRAIERVVKEEGGRREGEEWIFLSSKDANLMSAEETRALFQKHRPTHVIHLAAMVGGLFRNMRQNLDFWRNNVYINDNVLQASHEVGVVKVVSCLSTCIFPDKTSYPIDETMIHNGPPHESNFGYAYAKRMIDVHNRACFQQYGRRYTAVIPTNVFGPHDNFNIEDGHVLPGLIHKAYLAKKEGKALQVWGSGRPLRQFIYSLDLARLFLWVLREYDEVDPIILSVGEEDEVSIKDAADAVVEALEFKHGVIYDTSKADGQFKKTASNAKLRKYLPDFKFTPFKTAIKETCDWFVANYDIARK
- the LOC129429753 gene encoding GDP-L-fucose synthase isoform X4; its protein translation is MDGQVGAMRVLVTGGSGLVGRAIERVVKEEGGRREGEEWIFLSSKDANLMSAEETRALFQKHRPTHVIHLAAMVGGLFRNMRQNLDFWRNNVYINDNVLQASHEVGVVKVVSCLSTCIFPDKTSYPIDETMIHNGPPHESNFGYAYAKRMIDVHNRACFQQYGRRYTAVIPTNVFGPHDNFNIEDGHVLPGLIHKAYLAKKEGKALQVWGSGRPLRQFIYSLDLARLFLWVLREYDEVDPIILSVGEEDEVSIKDAADAVVEALEFKHGVIYDTSKADGQFKKTASNAKLRKYLPDFKFTPFKTAIKETCDWFVANYDIARK
- the pycr3 gene encoding pyrroline-5-carboxylate reductase 3 isoform X1; this encodes MNLSLQTNKDVQDLNDLISQLKIGFIGAGNMAYGIAQGIITSGKVSPTNMIVSAPSMNNLPRFQERGVSITQSNEEVVQKSSVVFLAVKPHLIPKVLNEISHGVTQQHIIVSMAAGVTIATLEDLLPAETHVIRIMPNLPCVLMEGALILTSGSCAGEKEETLLKNLLSPCGLVEAGPEHWIDAHTGLSGSGVAFVYVFAEALAEGAVKMGMPSVLAQRIAAQTILGAGLLLRDTGKLPAQLKAEVCTPGGTTIHGLHELEKGGIRAAVMGAVEAATERARELGKK
- the LOC129429753 gene encoding GDP-L-fucose synthase isoform X2; its protein translation is MSAAVLMDGQVGAMRVLVTGGSGLVGRAIERVVKEEGGRREGEEWIFLSSKDANLMSAEETRALFQKHRPTHVIHLAAMVGGLFRNMRQNLDFWRNNVYINDNVLQASHEVGVVKVVSCLSTCIFPDKTSYPIDETMIHNGPPHESNFGYAYAKRMIDVHNRACFQQYGRRYTAVIPTNVFGPHDNFNIEDGHVLPGLIHKAYLAKKEGKALQVWGSGRPLRQFIYSLDLARLFLWVLREYDEVDPIILSVGEEDEVSIKDAADAVVEALEFKHGVIYDTSKADGQFKKTASNAKLRKYLPDFKFTPFKTAIKETCDWFVANYDIARK